A genomic stretch from Psilocybe cubensis strain MGC-MH-2018 chromosome 1, whole genome shotgun sequence includes:
- a CDS encoding putative tubulin--tyrosine ligase PBY1 has translation MSATIKPRVLLTNDDGPPNTTESPYIMGLYRHLTEHLGWDVKVVLPSSQKSWIGKAYHIKEVTRGNYFYPRKDGSGEITAKSRPLQDSEVAEWVLLDGTPATCANVALHNLFKDQIDLVISGPNLGRNTSSAFALSSGTIGAAMSSSLSKKRAIALSYGTVVHPTPTTYFEPAHDLGCRIIKYLWHNWGADDCGLRQGEVDLYSVNIPLVEEILSSDGLKICWTRMWRNSYGRLFKNVSPTGVETVDRLVQTPGPDTNTNTETQASLPNTKNEIGDLLFKWAPEMRGLITPSLDTLPVGSDGWALHQGWVSVTPLRASFGEPQYHESDPENLVWKMKL, from the exons ATGTCTGCCACTATCAAACCTAGAGTTCTTCTAACG AATGATGATGGCCCACCCAATACCACAGAGTCACCCTATATCATGGGTCTATACCGTCACCTAACAGAACATCTTG GTTGGGATGTAAAGGTTGTCCTTCCCAGTTCGCAAAAATCCTGGATTG GCAAAGCATATCATATCAAAGAAGTGACCAGAGGAAATTATTTTTACCCTAGGAAGGATGGATCTGGTGAAATTACTGCTAAATCAAGACCTCTGCAAGACAGCGAAGTG GCGGAATGGGTTCTTCTAGATGGT ACACCTGCTACCTGTGCAAATGTTGCCTTACACAATTTATTCAAGGATCAGATTGACCTCGTG ATTTCAGGCCCCAATCTAGGTCGCAATACTTCTT CCGCCTTCGCTTTATCCTCAGGAACAATTGGAGCTGCGATGTCATCTTCATTGTCAAAAAAACGTGCAATCGCCCTTTCCTACGGAACTGTTGTTCATCCGACTCCCACTACGTACTTTGAACCTGCTCATGACCTTGGATGTCGGATTATCAAATATCTTTGGCACAACTGGGGAGCGGACGATTGCGGCTTGCGGCAAGGCGAAGTGGATCTGTACAGCGTCAATATCCCCTTGGTCGAAGAAATTCTCTCGTCCGATGGCTTGAAGATTTGCTGGACACGAATGTGGCGTAACTCTTATGGACGGTTGTTCAAAAACGTTTCTCCAACCGGAGTCGAAACCGTGGACCGCTTAGTTCAAACACCTGGACCAGATACAAACACTAATACTGAAACACAGGCTTCGTTGCCAAACACAAAGAACGAAATTGGTGACTTGTTGTTCAAGTGGGCACCTGAAATGAGGGGGCTTATTACTCCTTCGCTTGACACCCTTCCTGTTGGTTCTGATGGTTGGGCGTTGCACCAAGGATGGGTAAGTGTAACTCCTTTAAGGGCAAGTTTCGGGGAGCCTCAGTACCACGAAAGTGACCCTGAAAATTTGGTGTGGAAAATGAAATTATAA
- a CDS encoding MYG1 exonuclease codes for MYPTLLLLLALPFLALAQSSNTNSNSASQTASNTASASNTASANATTRAPTSTQFTTIVSTSLTTFVGVVTSGGNRIETTIVSSSVFSTVQPVSTGNSTANNSSSSSSSSTTTTPKNLPTAPADVNGGGKGGAPVPGAKTQNGAYGPDDNYIAAATGLAARAMVASAVVIGTHNGTFHCDEALAVFLLRQTSTYRDGDLKRTRDPAVLATCDIVVDVGAVYDESKQLFDHHQRGFTEVFGHGFETKLSSAGLVYKHFGQEVIANRIQAPLADPKVNTLWLKMYKEFIEAIDGIDNGVSQYPNDIKPKYRSRTDLSSRVGALNPWWNQPSDSQTMDASFLKDVQSTPMLFEKASQLTGQEFTGKLDYYANAWLPARDLLVDSVTSSKAKVDPTGKIILFEQFLPWKEHLFELEADESVPAIKANQAIYVVYPDETSQNWRVQAVPLSPESFESRKALPEVWRGLRDEELSKASGIEGGIFIHASGFIGGNKTKEGALKIAQAALEM; via the exons ATGTACCCgactctcctcctcctcctcgccctCCCCTTCTTGGCTCTCGCACAG AGTTCGAATACGAATTCCAACAGTGCCAGCCAGACAGCCAGCAACACAGCCAGTGCCAGTAACACCGCGTCTGCAAATGCGACCACAAGGGCCCCGACATCCACCCAGTTCACCACCATCGTATCCACTTCTCTCACCACATTCGTCGGTGTCGTAACAAGCGGAGGCAATCGGATCGAAACCACGATCGTGTCCTCATCAGTCTTCTCCACCGTGCAGCCGGTGTCGACTGGCAATTCAACTGCAAACAACagctcctcgtcctcctcgtcctctacAACAACAACGCCCAAAAATCTCCCTACAGCACCAGCAGATGTGAACGGGGGTGGAAAGGGTGGGGCGCCAGTGCCGGGAGCGAAGACACAGAACGGGGCCTATGGGCCAGACGACAACTACATTGCGGCCGCAACAGGACTTGCGGCGCGGGCGATGGTTGCGAGCGCGGTG GTTATTGGAACACACAACGGCACTTTTCACTGCGACGAAGCCCTCGCAGTCTTCCTTCTTCGACAGACATCCACCTACCGCGATGGAG ACCTCAAGCGCACTCGCGATCCCGCCGTTCTCGCTACCTGTGACATCGTTGTAGATGTTGGCGCCGTCTACGACGAATCCAAGCAATTGTTCGACCATCACCAGCGTGGATTCACAGAGGTTTTTGGGCATGGATTCGAAACAAAACTGTCCTCTGCAGGTCTTGTTTACAA ACATTTCGGCCAAGAAGTCATTGCCAACAGAATCCAGGCTCCTCTTGCCGATCCCAAAGTTAACACTCTCTGGTTGAAGATGTACAAA GAGTTCATTGAAGCCATCGATGGCATTGACAACGGGGTTTCTCAATATCCCAACGACATCAAACCCAAATACCGTAGCCGCACCGACTTGTCAAGCCGCGTTGGTGCTCTCAACCCTTGGTGGAATCAGCCTAGTGATAGCCAAACCATGGATGCAAGTTTTCTTAAAGACGTCCAGAGTACTCca ATGCTCTTCGAGAAAGCATCCCAACTTACAGGGCAAGAGTTTACAGGCAAGCTGGATTACTACGCAAATGCATGGCTTCCGGCGAGAGATCTTCTCGTTGATTCGGTTACGTCTAGCAAGGCAAAAGTCGACCCCACAGGCAAAATTATCCTTTTCGAGCAATTCCTCCCTTGGAAG GAACACTTGTTTGAGTTAGAGGCCGACGAATCGGTTCCTGCAATTAAGGCCAACCAGGCCATATATGTTGTTTACCCTGATGAAACGAGTCAAAATTGGCGCGTCCAGGCTGTTCCCCTCTCCCCGGAGAGTTTTGAAAGTCGCAAGGCCCTGCCTGAAGTCTGGAGAGGTTTGAGAGATGAAGAACTTTCCAAGGCTTCCGGTATTGAAGGTGGGATCTTCATTCACGCATCCGGTTTCATTGGTG GAAACAAAACCAAGGAAGGTGCTTTGAAAATCGCCCAGGCTGCCCTTGAGATGTGA
- a CDS encoding Major facilitator superfamily domain-containing protein 1, which yields MSNSDEDYRRSTCDHLLEVAREADNDDADPGSPTDPDGILGHIEDHEEQDVIAVSSLRSQQRRAFFIRTVALLCACSLSVGSHYATNILGPLKSRLKRELGTSHTEFGLLLSAYSLNSTWTPLVGGILASRLGTTYTSILATGVILLGQIFLLFGDIWADIRLMTLGLFIFGLGVSPLAVVQETIIVRFFKSHGLGISMAFGLIAGKGASFLSARTSYPLTERFGSRAPFYVSTTLAAISVVINLAYISLSKWLIDGAGAELEAPDISEEAKRRLATNLTEAQALEKVAEKRKVHIRQIAKLGDVFWV from the exons ATGAGTAATTCAGACGAGGACTATCGCCGATCGACTTGCGACCATCTCTTAGAGGTCGCCCGCGAAGCAGACAATGACGATGCAGATCCCGGTTCTCCGACAGACCCAGACGGTATTCTGGGACACATTGAAGATCATGAAGAACAGGATGTTATTGCCGTTTCCAGTTTAAGATCGCAACAACGGAGAGCATTCTTCATCAGGACTGTCGCCCTCCTGTGTGCTTGCAGTCTAAGTGTTGGCAGCCATTA CGCGACGAATATCCTCGGACCCCTCAAGAGTCGGCTGAAACGGGAGCTGGGAACATCCCATACTGAGTTTGGGCTACTCCTGTCGGCTTACAGTCTGAACAGTACTTGGACACCATTAGTAGGTGGTATACTTGCAAGCCGCTTAGGCACCACATATACTAGCATATTGGCCACTGGTGTGATATTACTGG GCCAAATATTCCTACTCTTCGGAGATATATGGGCAGACATCCGATTAATGACACTGGGGCTCTTCATCTTCGGTCTTGGAGTCAGTCCATTAGCTGTTGTACAAGAAACCATCATTGTCCGCTTTTTCAAATCGCATGGATTAGGTATTTCGATGGCATTTGGACTCATAGCTGGCAAAGGGGCATCGTTTTTATCTGCACGAACGTCATATCCTTTAACGGAGCGCTTCGGTAGTCGGGCTCCCTTCTATGTATCCACTACGCTGGCCGCCAtttctgtcgtcatcaatCTGGCTTACATTTCGCTGTCCAAATGGCTTATAGACGGTGCAGGGGCAGAATTAGAGGCCCCGGATATCAGTGAAGAAGCTAAACGTCGGTTGGCCACTAACCTTACAGAAGCCCAAGCTCTGGAAAAGGTTGCCGAGAAGAGAAAGGTTCATATTCGCCAAATCGCAAAGTTAGGGGACGTATTTTGGGTGTGA
- a CDS encoding 60S ribosomal protein L15-B, giving the protein MGAYKYIGELYKKKQSDVLRFLLRVRCWEYRQLNVIHRASRPSRPDKARRLGYKAKQGYVVYRIRVRRGNRKKPVPKGATYGKPVRQGVNHLKFQRGLRSTAEERVGKRCGNLRVLNSYWVNQDGVYKYYEVILVDPNHKAIRRDPRINWIVAPVHKRREARGLTSIGKQNRGLGKGHRYNHTPARSTWKKHNTLSLRRYR; this is encoded by the exons ATGGGCGCATACAAATACATTGGGGAGCTCTACAAGAAGAAGCAGTCGGATGTCTTGCGTTTCCTCCTGCGAGTCCG ATGCTGGGAGTACCGCCAATTGAACGTTATCCACCGCGCTTCCCGCCCCTCTCGCCCTGATAAGGCCCGCCGTCTCGGTTACAAGGCTAAGCAAGGATATGTTGTCTACCGTATCCGTGTGCGCCGCGGCAACCGCAAAAAGCCCGTCCCCAAGG GTGCTACCTATGGTAAACCCGTCCGCCAAGGTGTTAACCACCTCAAGTTCCAACGTGGTCTCAGGAGTACCGCTGAGGAGCGTGTTGGAAAGAGATGCGGAAATTTGCGAGTGCTCAACTCTTACTGGGTGAACCAAGATGGTGTTTACAAGTACTACGAAGTTATTTTGGTCGACCCCAATCACAAGGCC ATCCGCCGTGACCCCAGAATCAACTGGATCGTCGCCCCCGTCCACAAGCGCCGCGAGGCCCGTGGTCTCACCAGCATCGGCAAACAGAACCGTGGTTTGGGCAAGGGTCACCGCTACAACCATACTCCCGCTCGCTCCACATGGAAAAAGCACAACACCCTCAGCCTCCGCCGCTATCGCTGA
- a CDS encoding U3 small nucleolar ribonucleoprotein mpp10, with translation MEHATSPTGQAVDTEDHALPPPLQKLSTILDESPETLAVGDSELHAVALAAAKHIFDLSVQSEEKSRPHIGSLITSISPAEAPQTRSKLKADQNKPKADAEKNLFDFTPLKSLFVDGMDEEQIWAQLDLRTKTVCKMLDFVLEGEVGEEQDNDEEDDEESEEDPEEALRKALEGNKDIDMDEFMAKYGLSEDDLEDSEESQEEVEMGIDEDVSESEEGEEEEEGFSPLRDPEEEGHNPKSILRKRDPKPSLKKKRKGGHPELDDGFFDLAEFNAETERAESKSSTRGRLSGKEDSDSDDMDIDLFASVDHDENFDEEDLQNGEGELYYKDFFEPPSRFEPSSQKPKGNGKGQVHFHDQVRVKKIKATGKNRSLHDDDDEEEEDDDDELDEDADMPDFQFGDRDTGGSDDEMEWDESDREEDDDDDEGEDSDSSESQVDNETIARMKNDLFAEDEEVPDDLTTYERRMAALREQISELESENVAPKEWVLMGEAGSRQRPQNSLLEEDLEFDRVMKAVPVTTEEAVKSLEETIKARILEGRFDDVIRIRPLEDKPFLPSRLLELKDTKSTQSLAQIYENDYVASQTGGEAVDDRDGKLKKEHEEIDLMWEKICSKLDALCNAHFVPKQAKATISTVTNAATASLESALPTSKSTSTMLAPEEIFATSPSSLRARSELTPAEKRAQRSRDRKAKKRQRESLEKSVDKLAKSRGIGGVKKQKQAALESVVKHGKGVTVIGKKGITSSKDKRKNASNPLNNTMHLFKKKNANAIPPVSEPKLPPSSTSVNGSFSSYRSSSSTYVASRDGDPYLNTSRQQSYDNKSVDNASYVDPYNRNRGVGDVYSRGGAELDKDRNELFSGYNPAKGGSGRFFDGPNTGRNPAPGEENDEDVEAIKQQTRFVKQESATSTRNALRMAREAEETARNTLTRLGDQSEKLANTERHLDVSKGYSQRADDKTDELKQLNRSIFRPVITFNKDAKRAAQEAKLQARYEDERTERERAMMDIRESQNRLGRATTYGRGDNEDELIGGRSRMKSAEQMAAQKEQRKRYQFEANASDDELEDEIDGNLDEISEMTKRLKALGTTMGDELDRQNGRIKRIEEKTVGLDDRIFKNTERLKRIK, from the exons ATGGAACATGCCACAAGCCCAACTGGCCAAGCAGTGGACACTGAGGATCACGCATTACCTCCGCCACTCCAAAAGCTTTCTACTATTCTCGATGAAAGTCCAGAGACCCTTGCTGTAGGGGATTCAGAACTCCACGCTGTTGCTTTAGCTGCAGCCAAACATATATTTGATCTTT CGGTTCAGTCGGAAGAAAAATCTAGGCCTCACATTGGTAGTCTCATTACATCTATATCTCCTGCGGAAGCACCCCAGACAAGGTCTAAGCTAAAGGCAGATCAAAATAAACCAAAGGCTGACGCAGAAAAGAATTTATTCGACTTCACACCTTTAAAGTCGCTGTTCGTCGATGGCATGGATGAGGAACAAATTTGGGCCCAGTTGGACCTTCGTACGAAAACTGTTTGTAAGATGCTCGATTTTGTTCTCGAGGGAGAAGTTGGAGAAGAGCAGGATAatgacgaagaggatgatgaggagagcGAAGAGGATCCCGAGGAGGCACTGAGAAAGGCGTTGGAGGGGAACAAGGATATCGACATGGACGAGTTCATGGCCAAATATGGACTTAGCGAAGACGACTTGGAAGACTCGGAGGAGTCTCAAGAAGAGGTCGAAATGGGCATTGATGAAGACGTATCTGAGTctgaagaaggagaggaagaagaggagggattTTCACCTCTACGGGACcctgaagaagaaggtcATAATCCAAAATCGATACTGCGGAAACGGGATCCCAAACCGtctttgaaaaaaaagaggaaaggtGGTCACCCAGAACTTGACGACGGATTTTTTGACTTGGCGGAATTCAATGCGGAAACAGAGCGCGCTGAGTCTAAGTCCTCTACCAGAGGGCGTCTATCTGGAAAAGaggattctgattctgatgacATGGATATTGACCTTTTCGCCAGTGTTGACCATGATGAAAActttgatgaagaggaccTCCAAAATGGCGAAGGTG AACTATACTACAAGGATTTCTTTGAACCTCCTTCGCGTTTCGAGCCATCTTCGCAGAAGCCCaagggaaatggaaaggGTCAGGTTCATTTTCACGACCAAGTCCGAGTCAAAAAGATAAAAGCTACTGGCAAGAATCGATCCCTgcatgatgatgacgatgaagaagaagaagatgatgacgatgaattggatgaagatgcagACATGCCGGATTTTCAATTCGGAGATCGTGATACAGGGGGAAGCGACGATGAGATGGAATGGGATGAAAGTGACagagaagaagacgacgacgacgacgagggcGAAGATTCAGATTCTTCAGAGTCTCAAGTTGACAATGAGACTATAGCGCGCATGAAGAACGATCTTTTTgccgaggatgaggaagtgCCCGATG ACCTGACCACATACGAACGAAGAATGGCTGCCTTACGCGAACAAATATCAGAGCTAGAATCTGAAAATGTTGCCCCAAAAGAATGGGTTCTAATGGGAGAGGCTGGATCGCGTCAACGACCCCAGAACTCACTACTCGAAGAAGATTTGGAATTCGACCGCGTCATGAAGGCAGTTCCTGTCACAACAGAGGAAGCTGTGAAATCGTTGGAAGAAACCATCAAAGCGCGTATCTTGGAGGGTCGGTTCGACGACGTTATTCGCATAAGACCACTAGAAGACAAACCGTTTTTACCCTCAAGACTCCTTGAACTTAAGGACACAAAATCGACGCAGTCCCTTGCCCAAATCTACGAAAATGATTACGTTGCCAGCCAGACTGGTGGAGAGGCCGTGGATGATCGCGACGGGAAACTCAAAAAAGAACACGAAGAAATTGACTTGATGTGGGAGAAAATCTGCAGTAAGCTCGATGCCCTATGCAATGCTCATTTCGTACCAAAACAA GCCAAGGCAACGATTTCTACTGTGACAAATGCTGCCACAGCTTCTCTGGAATCCGCTCTACCAACCTCAAAATCAACATCCACCATGCTTGCACCCGAAGAAATATTCGCTACTTCCCCGTCGTCGTTGCGCGCTCGCAGTGAGTTAACTCCAGCCGAAAAACGAGCTCAACGGTCAAGAGACCGAAAGGCGAAGAAGCGACAGAGGGAATCCCTTGAAAAGAGCGTCGATAAACTCGCTAAATCTCGCGGAATTGGAGGTgtcaagaaacagaaacaagcTGCCCTCGAAAGTGTTGTTAAGCACGGAAAGGGTGTCACCGTCATTGGCAAGAAAGGTATTACCAGTTCCAAAGACAAACGCAAGAA TGCGTCCAACCCCCTTAACAACACGATGCACCTtttcaagaagaagaacgcaAACGCTATACCTCCGGTCTCAGAACCCAAATTACCACCTTCGTCTACCAGCGTCAATGGGTCCTTTAGTTCTTATAGATCTTCCTCTAGTACCTACGTTGCCAGCAGGGATGGCGACCCATATCTCAACACATCCAGACAACAATCATACGATAATAAGTCAGTAGACAATGCATCTTATGTCGACCCATACAATCGCAACCGTGGTGTCGGAGATGTATATTCACGCGGCGGCGCTGAGCTGGACAAAGACCGAAATGAGCTGTTCTCAGGTTATAATCCTGCGAAAGGAGGATCCGGTAGATTCTTCGATGGACCCAATACCGGAAGGAACCCAGCGCCTGGTGAGGAGAATGATGAAGACGTCGAAGCGATAAAACAACAAACTCGCTTTGTCAAGCAAGAGAGTGCCACATCTACAAGAAATGCACTCCGCATGGCTCGGGAGGCAGAAGAAACTGCACGTAACACTTTGACTCGATTAGGGGACCAGTCTG AAAAACTGGCCAACACTGAGCGCCATCTTGACGTTTCTAAAGGCTACTCTCAGCGAGCTGATGACAAGACTGATGAACTCAAACAGCTAAATCGTTCCATCTTCCGACCTGTTATTACTTTCAATAAAGATGCAAAGCGGGCTGCACAGGAAGCTAAGCTCCAAGCTCGGTATGAAGACGAGAGAacggagagggagagagctATGATGGACATCAGGGAGAGTCAAAATCGTCTTGGCCGTGCAACGACTTATGGACGTGGAGATAATGAAGATGAACTTATTGGAGGACGCAGCCGTATGAAATCTGCAGAACAAATGGCCGCTCAAAAGGAACAACGCAAACGTTACCAGTTTGAAGCTAATGCCTCCGACGACGAACTCGAAGACGAGATTGACGGAAACCTTGACGAAATCAGTGAAATGACCAAGCGTCTCAAGGCTTTGGGTACTACAATGGGAGATGAACTCGACAGACAAAACGGTAGAATCAAGAGGATTGAAGAAAAGACTGTTGGACTGGACGATAGGATTTTCAAGAACACCGAACGC CTCAAAAGGATCAAATAG
- a CDS encoding E3 ubiquitin-protein ligase UHRF1: protein MPSISSYEQLRLENIKKNRELLMQLGLDKPIFEPTEKVVKKPTATKKRKGPDTPTSENAEPDTKAQRVSPSQSTPESGVRRSSRNVGKTVNYKREIVKESPIPVAYSSGVKVAENEGPMGREDGPRRCDPKTYGSIPGIAVGTWWPTRQGCSADAIHAPWVGGISGGKQGAYSVALSGGYDDDVDLGYAFTYTGSGGRDLKGTKTAPKNLRTAPQSSDQSFENNASFNKMLQRSCETKKPVRVVRGFKCKSEYAPSEGYRYDGLYRVERAWMEKGMNAKGYLVCKFAFKRLPNQPPLPVRASLDSMGNSARETLEEDEENPEEVEDEPKEE, encoded by the exons ATGCCTTCCATATCTTCATATGAGCAGCTCAGATTagaaaatatcaagaag AACAGGGAGCTCTTAATGCAGCTTGGCCTTGACAAGCCAATATTTGAGCCAACGGAGAAAGTCGTCAAGAAACCCACTGCCACAAAAAAGCGTAAAGGACCAGATACCCCTACCAGCGAAAACGCCGAACCAGATACCAAAGCCCAACGCGTCAGCCCGTCCCAGTCTACTCCGGAATCTGGAGTGCGCAGAAGCTCCCGAAATGTGGGCAAGACTGTCAACTATAAACGCGAAATTGTCAAGGAGTCTCCCATTCCCGTGGCCTATTCCAGTGGCGTAAAAGTGGCAGAAAATGAGGGCCCAATGGGACGCGAAGATGGCCCGCGTCGGTGCGACCC AAAAACATATGGTTCCATTCCTGGGATTGCAGTTGGAACTTGGTGGCCAACCAGACAAGGGTGCAGTGCAGATGCAATTCACGC CCCATGGGTGGGGGGTATTTCAGGTGGAAAGCAAGGGGCATACAGCGTCGCCCTTAGTGGGGGATATGATGATGACGTGGATCTAGgttatgcttt TACATACACCGGCTCTG GTGGCCGTGACCTTAAGGGTACTAAAACCGCTCCTAAGAAC cTCCGCACAGCTCCCCAGAGCTCTGACCAAAGTTTCGAAAACAACGCAAGT TTCAATAAAATGCTACAG CGATCTTGCGAGACCAAGAAACCTGTACGCGTAGTGCGCGGATTCAAGTGTAAATCTGAATATGCACCCAGCGAAGG TTACCGATATGATGGTCTGTATAGAGTGGAAAGA gCATGGATGGAAAAGGGCATGAACGCGAAAGGATATCTTGTCTGCAAATTTGCCTTCAAG CGCCTCCCTAACCAGCCTCCTCTTCCCGTAAGGGCATCCTTAGACAGCATGGGAAATTCTGCGAGAGAAACCCtcgaagaggacgaagagaACCCGGaggaagttgaggatgaacCCAAAGAAGAATGA